From Gordonia crocea, the proteins below share one genomic window:
- a CDS encoding LCP family protein → MDKATPTRRADRQRESQRRDDRQRGERRPQERQRGERHPQDGQRTEPRPEAREGRRRPAPQTVPGRRERPTRTSSGEIHTPERRPGPAKRAAPPAKKARGAQAPAPKRPGSKRPGPQRPGPRPPKAQSSKAQSSKAQPSKAQPETDGSTPPPTSPPRSLRSYFGGGPSRKALHRVGQVVVTLISVAVLVVGGYSWRSATGVTGSITQLAGLNLGGGNDGAVDLLLVGTDSRTDAKGVPLTPRELRWLRSGDETAMNTDTILLIRIPNNGSSATAISIPRDAYVNVPGLGMSKINAAYGATKERVRRTQVERGGNPDKAERDGTQAGRKALIDTVATLTGVEVDHYAEVGLLGFALLTNAVGGVDVCLKAPVRERYSGAKFRKGRQTLNGPQALSFVRQRHGLPRGDLDRITRQQVFMASLAQKMLSAKVLTDPKTMGKLETAVSRSVVIDDNWDVLSFAEKLRDLSGGKVRFATIPIVTEEGWSEEGQSIVKVDPRAVHTFTDQLLSGDEPKKQRAGKESYTVDVVNAGTIDGMAANVSNILTAKGFGPGKTSTKPMNERDSIIFARNADDATVKQLSQDLGGVAIRADSSLSDRQVRVVLTNTYYGPGSIMDTGPQPDAQRVADNKRRAAARAGSARAPITAATNGPMCVN, encoded by the coding sequence GTGGACAAAGCCACCCCGACGCGCCGTGCCGATCGGCAGCGCGAATCGCAGCGCCGCGACGACCGGCAGCGAGGCGAACGGCGTCCACAGGAGCGGCAGCGCGGCGAACGGCACCCCCAGGACGGACAACGCACCGAGCCCCGCCCCGAGGCGCGCGAGGGCCGTCGGCGTCCCGCTCCCCAGACGGTTCCCGGCCGCCGAGAGCGTCCGACGCGGACCTCCTCCGGTGAGATCCACACCCCCGAACGCCGGCCCGGACCCGCCAAGCGCGCCGCGCCACCGGCGAAAAAGGCCCGCGGTGCGCAAGCCCCCGCTCCGAAGCGGCCAGGTTCGAAGCGTCCGGGTCCGCAGCGTCCGGGTCCGCGCCCGCCGAAGGCCCAGTCTTCGAAAGCCCAGTCGTCGAAGGCCCAGCCGTCGAAGGCCCAGCCGGAGACCGACGGTTCGACGCCACCGCCGACCAGTCCGCCGCGATCGCTGCGCAGCTACTTCGGCGGCGGCCCGAGCCGCAAGGCGCTGCACCGCGTCGGGCAAGTCGTGGTGACCCTGATCTCGGTGGCGGTCCTGGTCGTCGGCGGCTACTCGTGGCGGTCGGCCACCGGGGTGACCGGATCGATCACCCAGCTTGCCGGCTTGAACCTCGGCGGCGGCAACGACGGCGCGGTCGACCTCCTGCTCGTCGGCACCGACTCCCGCACCGACGCCAAGGGCGTGCCGCTCACCCCGCGGGAGTTGCGCTGGCTCCGCTCCGGGGATGAGACCGCGATGAACACCGACACGATCCTGCTCATCCGCATTCCCAACAACGGCTCGTCGGCCACCGCCATCTCCATCCCGCGCGACGCGTACGTCAACGTGCCGGGATTGGGCATGAGCAAGATCAACGCCGCCTACGGCGCCACCAAGGAACGCGTGCGCCGCACCCAGGTGGAGCGCGGCGGAAATCCGGATAAAGCCGAGCGGGACGGCACCCAGGCCGGCCGCAAGGCCCTCATCGACACCGTCGCCACCCTGACCGGCGTCGAGGTCGACCACTATGCCGAGGTCGGACTGCTGGGGTTCGCGCTGCTGACCAACGCCGTCGGCGGCGTCGACGTCTGCCTGAAAGCACCTGTGCGGGAACGGTATTCAGGAGCCAAGTTCCGCAAGGGCCGTCAGACGCTGAACGGGCCGCAGGCGTTGAGTTTCGTGCGCCAACGCCATGGCCTGCCCCGCGGCGACCTTGACCGCATCACCCGTCAGCAGGTCTTCATGGCTTCCCTGGCGCAGAAGATGCTCTCCGCCAAGGTGCTCACCGACCCGAAGACGATGGGCAAGCTCGAGACCGCCGTCTCCCGCTCGGTGGTCATCGACGACAACTGGGACGTGCTCTCCTTCGCCGAGAAGCTCCGCGACCTGTCCGGCGGCAAGGTCCGCTTCGCCACCATCCCGATCGTCACCGAGGAGGGCTGGAGCGAAGAGGGCCAATCGATCGTCAAGGTCGACCCGCGGGCCGTCCACACCTTCACCGACCAGTTGCTCTCCGGCGACGAGCCCAAGAAGCAGCGGGCCGGCAAGGAGTCCTACACCGTCGACGTAGTCAACGCGGGAACCATCGACGGGATGGCGGCGAACGTGTCGAACATCCTGACCGCCAAGGGCTTTGGGCCGGGCAAGACGTCCACGAAGCCGATGAACGAGCGGGACTCGATCATCTTCGCCCGCAATGCCGACGACGCCACGGTCAAGCAGCTCTCGCAGGACCTGGGCGGCGTCGCGATCCGCGCCGACAGTTCGCTGTCCGACCGCCAGGTGCGCGTCGTGTTGACCAACACCTACTACGGCCCCGGATCGATCATGGACACCGGCCCGCAGCCCGACGCCCAGCGCGTCGCGGACAACAAACGGCGTGCCGCTGCACGCGCCGGTTCCGCCCGGGCGCCGATCACCGCGGCGACCAATGGCCCCATGTGCGTGAACTGA
- a CDS encoding HNH endonuclease signature motif containing protein — protein sequence MNHDELTTFVTELADDLAPTAVGSGTGVGALLASAEAIADDKAVLGVMVTAVRMGNIASYLLAAATARAEAIGIPVRHRLKNGRDLLRELPLAPATINRVARLAQHLDDLPNLVRDVRDGDLTVEHADAVIRGLDHIATRMGADGFTEVRDKTASTLLAHARIDQPAQVMEKARELGHELAPLDPPSTPPADNPSLNQASISRTDEGRVTVEADLDQLSGEKLHTALDALAKPTPAPDGSPDPRPRAQRTADALVSVITAYLASRNRPTVGGIVPHITMTVPLPVLVPDSPLGEAHAARLGFTGSVSADTAREIACGSAEVAALITADSVPLDAKRTQRFVTGTLRRALEARDGGCQFPGCGRPPAWCEGHHIKHWADGGETNLKNTVLLCSLHHHTYVHGKGWNIQIGFDGHPWFQSPEGGDWIRCHNRRSLTLADHAAA from the coding sequence ATGAACCACGACGAACTCACCACATTCGTCACCGAACTGGCCGACGACCTGGCGCCGACGGCGGTCGGATCTGGCACCGGCGTGGGTGCGTTGTTGGCCTCGGCGGAGGCGATCGCCGATGACAAGGCGGTGTTGGGGGTGATGGTCACCGCGGTCCGGATGGGCAACATCGCCTCCTATCTCTTGGCCGCCGCGACGGCGCGCGCCGAGGCCATCGGTATCCCGGTGCGGCACCGGTTGAAGAACGGCCGTGACCTGTTGCGGGAATTGCCGCTGGCGCCTGCCACCATCAACCGGGTGGCCCGGTTGGCCCAGCACCTGGATGATCTGCCGAACCTGGTGCGTGACGTCCGCGACGGCGACCTCACCGTCGAGCATGCGGATGCGGTGATCCGCGGTCTCGACCACATTGCCACCCGCATGGGTGCCGATGGATTCACCGAGGTGCGGGACAAGACCGCATCAACCTTGTTGGCGCATGCCCGGATCGATCAACCCGCCCAAGTCATGGAGAAAGCCCGCGAACTCGGCCACGAGTTGGCGCCCCTGGATCCACCCAGCACACCACCGGCCGACAACCCGTCCTTGAACCAGGCGTCGATCAGCCGCACCGATGAAGGGCGCGTGACGGTGGAGGCCGATCTGGATCAGCTGTCCGGGGAGAAACTCCACACCGCCCTGGATGCCCTGGCGAAGCCCACGCCGGCACCCGACGGCTCCCCCGATCCGCGTCCCAGGGCCCAACGCACCGCCGACGCCCTGGTCAGCGTGATCACCGCATACTTGGCATCACGGAATCGTCCGACCGTCGGCGGGATCGTCCCCCACATCACCATGACCGTGCCCTTGCCTGTCCTGGTACCCGACAGCCCTCTCGGCGAGGCTCACGCCGCACGCCTGGGATTCACCGGATCGGTATCAGCCGACACCGCACGGGAAATCGCCTGCGGCAGTGCTGAAGTCGCCGCGTTGATCACTGCGGACTCGGTGCCGCTGGATGCCAAACGCACCCAACGCTTCGTCACCGGCACCCTCCGCCGCGCCCTGGAGGCACGCGACGGTGGCTGCCAATTCCCCGGATGCGGCAGACCACCAGCCTGGTGCGAAGGGCATCACATCAAGCATTGGGCTGATGGGGGCGAGACGAACCTCAAGAACACCGTGCTGCTCTGTTCGCTGCATCACCACACGTATGTCCACGGCAAAGGCTGGAACATCCAGATCGGCTTCGACGGCCACCCCTGGTTCCAGAGTCCCGAAGGAGGTGACTGGATCCGCTGCCACAACCGACGCAGCCTCACCCTCGCCGACCACGCCGCCGCCTAA
- a CDS encoding GNAT family N-acetyltransferase, which yields MRRRNPFVRRPECCQAGAVTSTLRTARLLLRPPGEHDVDAVYRACQDPDIQRFTLVPVPYRRSDAEQFVRVTAPSPDSVTRVITTADDVLVGCIGVALRDAGGSVGYWSVPEHRGRGYMTEALAAVVDEALSSDGLGLTRLTWSALPANLLSARLAARAGFRYTGVRTETAGGRDEQVVTAELHAGDERIPQIWPDV from the coding sequence ATGCGGCGGCGTAATCCGTTTGTGAGGCGGCCGGAGTGCTGCCAGGCTGGGGCGGTGACCTCGACATTGCGCACCGCGCGGCTACTTCTCCGGCCTCCAGGGGAGCACGATGTCGATGCTGTGTACCGAGCCTGCCAAGACCCTGACATCCAGCGGTTCACTCTCGTCCCAGTTCCGTATCGGCGGTCTGACGCGGAGCAATTCGTCCGCGTCACGGCGCCGTCCCCCGATTCGGTGACGCGGGTGATCACGACGGCTGACGACGTCCTCGTCGGATGTATCGGCGTCGCGCTGCGCGACGCCGGCGGATCGGTCGGCTACTGGAGCGTGCCCGAACACCGCGGGCGCGGCTACATGACCGAGGCCTTGGCTGCCGTGGTCGACGAGGCGTTGAGCTCCGACGGACTCGGTCTCACGAGGCTGACCTGGTCGGCATTGCCCGCCAACCTGCTATCCGCGCGACTCGCAGCTCGGGCCGGGTTTCGGTACACCGGCGTGCGGACGGAGACCGCCGGCGGCCGCGACGAGCAAGTGGTCACCGCGGAACTACACGCCGGTGATGAGCGCATTCCGCAGATCTGGCCGGACGTGTAG
- a CDS encoding glycosyltransferase family 2 protein: protein MTDQLAVVTVTYSSGDYLKSFLDTLALATEAAPRVVIADNGSDDGAPEAAERDYDRVTLVHTGANLGYGGAINRAVAEIDPAVEFIVVANPDVAWGPGSLDELLAAAARWPQAGSLGPLIREPDGSVYPSARQVPRLVAGTGHAVLGAVWKNNPFTRAYLDADRADLERPVGWLSGSCLLLRRTAFDEIDGFDSRYFMYMEDVDLGDRLGKAGWQNVFVPTAEILHTKGHAASKNPELMLPAHHRSAYRFQADRNPGALRAPLRWALRAGLAVRSRVAVKAARRELNRRQS from the coding sequence GTGACTGATCAGCTCGCAGTCGTGACGGTGACCTATTCGTCAGGCGACTACTTGAAGTCGTTTCTCGACACCCTGGCCCTCGCCACCGAGGCGGCGCCGCGCGTCGTCATCGCCGACAACGGATCCGACGACGGCGCCCCCGAGGCGGCCGAGCGCGACTACGACCGGGTCACCCTGGTCCACACCGGGGCCAACCTCGGCTACGGCGGGGCGATCAACCGCGCCGTCGCCGAGATCGACCCGGCGGTCGAGTTCATCGTCGTCGCCAATCCCGACGTCGCATGGGGCCCCGGCTCCCTCGACGAACTGTTGGCGGCCGCGGCGCGGTGGCCGCAGGCGGGATCGTTGGGGCCGCTGATCCGCGAGCCCGACGGTTCGGTCTACCCCTCCGCCCGGCAGGTGCCGAGGCTCGTCGCGGGCACCGGCCACGCGGTTCTTGGTGCGGTGTGGAAGAACAACCCGTTCACCCGGGCCTACCTCGACGCCGACCGCGCCGACCTCGAGCGCCCGGTCGGCTGGCTGTCCGGGTCCTGCCTGCTGCTGCGGCGCACGGCCTTCGACGAGATCGACGGCTTCGACTCGCGCTACTTCATGTACATGGAGGACGTCGACCTTGGCGACCGCCTGGGCAAGGCCGGCTGGCAGAACGTCTTCGTGCCCACCGCGGAGATCCTGCACACCAAGGGCCATGCGGCCAGCAAGAACCCCGAGCTGATGTTGCCGGCCCACCACCGCAGCGCCTACCGCTTCCAGGCCGACCGCAACCCCGGTGCCCTGCGTGCGCCGCTGCGCTGGGCCCTGCGGGCCGGGTTGGCAGTCCGGTCCCGCGTCGCGGTCAAAGCGGCGCGACGCGAACTCAACAGGAGGCAATCGTGA
- a CDS encoding O-methyltransferase — MTDNTYVESAIVEDDALVAARGRAEELGAPTISPAVGALLALLARATGAKSVVEVGTGVGVSGLWLLAGMAEDGVLTTIDPEFEYQQAARESFAAADIPIGRARLINGSPIEVLPRLADASYELVFLDGEILDHPRYLTDAIRILRPGGVVVLHHAEGLDPSQSGPVAEAVRQAALIVADDDRFLPVVIPLGAGVLAAAKAG; from the coding sequence GTGACGGACAACACCTACGTCGAATCGGCGATCGTCGAGGACGACGCCCTGGTCGCCGCCCGGGGCCGGGCCGAGGAATTGGGCGCCCCCACCATCTCCCCCGCAGTCGGGGCACTGTTGGCGCTGCTGGCCCGCGCGACCGGGGCCAAATCGGTCGTGGAGGTCGGCACCGGGGTCGGCGTGTCCGGGTTGTGGTTGCTGGCCGGCATGGCCGAGGACGGCGTCTTGACCACCATCGACCCGGAGTTCGAGTACCAGCAGGCCGCACGCGAATCCTTCGCGGCCGCCGACATCCCGATCGGCCGCGCCCGGTTGATCAACGGATCCCCCATCGAGGTTTTGCCCCGGCTGGCCGACGCCTCCTATGAACTGGTCTTCCTCGACGGCGAGATCCTCGACCACCCCCGCTACCTGACCGACGCGATCCGCATCCTGCGTCCGGGCGGCGTGGTCGTCCTCCACCATGCCGAAGGTCTGGATCCGAGCCAGTCGGGACCGGTCGCCGAGGCCGTGCGGCAGGCCGCGCTCATCGTTGCCGACGACGACCGCTTCCTACCCGTGGTGATCCCGCTGGGCGCCGGGGTGCTGGCCGCCGCGAAAGCCGGATAA
- the sigE gene encoding RNA polymerase sigma factor SigE, whose translation MTIPSADYSTDENITGTARFDATGDAALMPSWEELVAEHADRVYRLAFRLSGNQHDAEDLTQETFIRVFRSLSSYQPGTFEGWLHRITTNLFLDMVRRRAKIRMEALPEDYDRVPGDTPDPQQIYADANLDPVLQAALDRLAPEFRAAVVLCDIEGLSYEEIAATLDVKLGTVRSRIHRGRQSIRDYLVANQAECAPSR comes from the coding sequence ATGACGATCCCGTCCGCGGACTACTCCACCGACGAGAACATCACCGGCACCGCGCGCTTCGACGCCACCGGGGATGCGGCCTTGATGCCCTCATGGGAGGAATTGGTCGCCGAGCACGCCGATCGCGTCTACCGACTGGCCTTCCGTTTGTCCGGCAACCAGCACGACGCCGAGGACCTGACCCAGGAGACGTTCATCCGGGTGTTCCGTTCGCTGTCGAGCTACCAGCCGGGCACCTTCGAGGGCTGGCTGCACCGCATCACCACCAACCTCTTCCTCGACATGGTGCGCCGCCGCGCCAAGATCCGGATGGAGGCGCTGCCCGAGGACTATGACCGGGTTCCCGGCGACACCCCGGACCCGCAGCAGATCTACGCGGACGCGAATCTGGACCCGGTGCTGCAGGCCGCGCTGGACCGGCTGGCCCCGGAGTTCCGTGCCGCGGTGGTCCTCTGTGACATCGAGGGGCTGTCTTATGAGGAGATCGCCGCCACCCTCGATGTGAAGCTGGGCACCGTGCGCAGCCGCATCCACCGTGGTCGGCAGAGTATTCGCGACTACCTCGTCGCCAACCAGGCCGAGTGCGCGCCATCCCGGTGA
- a CDS encoding LysR substrate-binding domain-containing protein encodes MANPSSYDLRRRTEEWCATAGFEPSIAIEVTEFGTARDFVSRDLGVALLPLPARRFPGVVDVPLRGDGYARTVALATTMPSLSPIARRFRDFVVERGISGLSVE; translated from the coding sequence ATCGCCAACCCGTCGTCGTACGACCTCCGCCGACGTACCGAGGAGTGGTGTGCAACAGCGGGTTTCGAGCCGTCGATCGCCATCGAAGTCACGGAGTTCGGAACGGCGAGGGACTTCGTCAGTCGTGACCTGGGCGTTGCACTACTGCCATTGCCCGCGCGCCGTTTCCCGGGCGTCGTCGACGTGCCGTTGCGCGGTGATGGCTACGCGCGGACTGTTGCCTTGGCGACCACCATGCCGTCACTCTCGCCTATCGCGCGCAGGTTCCGGGACTTCGTCGTCGAACGGGGGATATCGGGGCTCAGCGTCGAATGA
- the rfbD gene encoding dTDP-4-dehydrorhamnose reductase, producing MTVFVTGSGGQLGRALASTRPDGLGIIGLTSADLDISDAAAVAAWGSRLTGNDVVLNCAAYTRVDDAQREPERAAAVNATGPALLAAQTASAGARLIHLSTDYVFDGPAAPEPPTRTTPYEPDETGGEPPSVYGRTKLDGERRLREADPSATVVRTSWLYTGGTDDVDFVSTMRRLAGERDRLTVVDDQHGSPTYAPDLARGLWEMVVTDAGRAATVHAANGGETTWCGLAKAVFEELGLDATRVEPCSTADFPRPAPRPAYSVLSTRSWRDLRLTPLRQWRDAVGEALVR from the coding sequence ATGACAGTCTTCGTCACCGGCTCGGGCGGTCAGCTGGGCCGCGCCTTGGCGTCGACCCGGCCCGATGGGCTCGGAATCATCGGCTTGACCTCGGCTGATCTCGATATCTCCGACGCCGCGGCGGTGGCCGCCTGGGGGAGTCGGCTGACCGGGAATGATGTGGTCCTCAACTGTGCGGCCTATACGCGCGTCGACGACGCGCAACGCGAACCGGAGCGGGCGGCCGCGGTGAACGCCACCGGCCCGGCACTGCTCGCCGCGCAAACAGCCTCGGCAGGCGCACGCCTGATCCACCTGTCCACCGACTACGTCTTCGACGGTCCCGCCGCACCCGAACCGCCGACGCGGACCACCCCCTACGAACCCGACGAGACCGGCGGCGAACCGCCCAGCGTGTACGGGCGGACCAAGCTCGACGGCGAACGCCGCCTGCGCGAAGCCGACCCGTCGGCCACCGTCGTGCGCACGTCGTGGCTGTACACCGGCGGCACCGACGACGTCGACTTCGTCTCGACCATGCGCCGGCTCGCCGGCGAGCGGGACCGGCTCACCGTCGTCGACGACCAACACGGCTCGCCGACCTACGCGCCCGATCTGGCGCGCGGCCTCTGGGAGATGGTCGTCACCGACGCCGGTCGTGCGGCGACGGTCCACGCGGCCAACGGCGGGGAGACGACGTGGTGCGGCTTGGCCAAGGCCGTATTCGAGGAGCTCGGGCTCGACGCCACGCGGGTGGAACCCTGCAGTACGGCCGACTTCCCGCGTCCCGCGCCGCGCCCCGCGTACTCGGTGCTGTCGACGCGTTCCTGGCGCGACCTGCGACTCACGCCACTCCGGCAGTGGCGTGATGCCGTCGGTGAAGCGTTGGTTCGTTAG
- a CDS encoding TIGR03089 family protein — protein sequence MASITAAVLTATPDPTRPMLTFYDDETGERTELSALTLGNWAAKTANFFRDELGLASGDTILVDLPEHWQTVAILLGAWWAGVGVVTPGADADDVRAVVTSSARVDDYPDAEETVVASLDPFGIGVPGLPVGVIDYGPSVRIHSDNFTPGADAPHPLPGRTTGQVLDAARDAAADAGITSGSRVLTTLGWHDADGIAVNLVAPLAVGASLIVVAHPDESKLESRAATERADVIRR from the coding sequence GTGGCCTCGATTACCGCTGCGGTCCTGACCGCGACCCCCGACCCGACGCGCCCGATGCTGACCTTCTACGACGACGAGACCGGCGAACGCACCGAGCTTTCCGCGCTCACGCTGGGCAACTGGGCGGCGAAGACGGCCAACTTCTTCCGCGACGAACTGGGACTGGCGAGCGGCGACACGATTCTCGTCGACCTCCCCGAGCACTGGCAGACGGTGGCCATCCTGTTGGGCGCGTGGTGGGCCGGGGTCGGTGTGGTCACCCCCGGTGCCGACGCCGATGACGTCCGCGCCGTCGTCACCTCGTCGGCACGCGTCGACGACTATCCCGACGCGGAAGAGACGGTCGTCGCCTCGTTGGACCCGTTCGGCATCGGCGTACCCGGACTCCCCGTCGGGGTGATCGACTATGGCCCGTCGGTCCGAATCCACAGCGACAACTTCACCCCCGGTGCCGACGCCCCGCACCCGTTGCCCGGGCGCACCACCGGACAGGTGCTCGACGCGGCACGAGACGCGGCGGCCGACGCCGGCATCACGTCGGGTTCGCGCGTGCTGACGACGCTGGGCTGGCACGACGCCGACGGCATCGCGGTGAACCTCGTCGCACCCCTCGCCGTCGGTGCGAGCCTGATCGTCGTCGCCCATCCCGACGAGTCCAAGCTCGAGTCCCGAGCCGCCACCGAGCGAGCCGACGTCATTCGACGCTGA
- a CDS encoding S1C family serine protease yields MTNEDWAAHTAIPPRTPAPLPAPRHAPVSPETTAVFGRPEGVAGSFESAAASAAATAHRPQPTVAAPDPVLAEAFSRPTGSTETLSRDPDARYGEVEEAEEPNDPWRDPESPAHLSAPAKSRPESVDPVEPGPKLGVREVLLGHRISWTALLSLAAVAVTIGLLGALLGAFLTGNGSSSTGQTVTLPVDKGKGGEEPRSMVARVVRAVEKSVVAIDIRTETAAGTGSGVIIDKSGYIVTNNHVVAMAAQDKNATTEVVFYDRTRVPARIVGRDPKSDLAVVKVDNVKNITVATLGDSDKVQIGENVVAFGSPLGLDRTVTSGIVSAVNRALALPPGDESDTDAVIDAIQTDAAINPGNSGGPLVDSQARIIGINTMIQTTSGGSMGLGFAIPVNQVRPIAQTIIAHGKIVHPSIGLNAVSVRNQKVLGARVANVVAGSPAEKAGVREGDVITKFNGRPIESSDELAVAIRGTKIGEKVDYSYWRDGRTFSGSIVPAGD; encoded by the coding sequence GTGACCAACGAAGATTGGGCCGCCCACACGGCGATCCCGCCGCGCACCCCCGCGCCGCTGCCCGCCCCCCGACACGCCCCGGTGTCACCGGAGACGACCGCGGTATTCGGGCGCCCGGAGGGGGTCGCCGGATCCTTCGAGTCCGCCGCGGCCTCGGCCGCGGCGACGGCCCATCGGCCGCAGCCGACGGTGGCGGCTCCCGACCCCGTCCTCGCCGAGGCGTTCAGCCGGCCGACCGGGTCGACCGAAACGCTGTCCCGCGATCCCGACGCCCGCTACGGCGAGGTTGAAGAGGCCGAGGAGCCGAACGATCCGTGGCGCGACCCCGAGAGCCCGGCGCACCTGTCGGCGCCGGCGAAGTCGCGGCCCGAATCCGTCGACCCGGTGGAGCCGGGCCCCAAGCTCGGGGTGCGCGAAGTACTTCTGGGCCATCGGATCTCCTGGACGGCGCTGCTGTCGCTGGCCGCTGTCGCGGTCACCATCGGACTGCTCGGCGCACTCCTCGGCGCCTTCCTCACCGGGAACGGCTCGTCGAGCACCGGGCAGACGGTGACCCTTCCGGTCGACAAGGGCAAGGGGGGCGAGGAGCCGCGGTCGATGGTGGCCCGGGTCGTCCGCGCCGTCGAGAAGTCCGTGGTCGCCATCGACATCCGCACCGAGACTGCGGCCGGCACCGGTTCGGGCGTGATCATCGACAAGTCCGGCTACATCGTCACCAACAACCACGTCGTTGCGATGGCCGCCCAGGACAAGAACGCCACCACCGAGGTCGTCTTCTACGACCGCACCCGTGTTCCGGCGCGCATCGTCGGACGCGACCCGAAAAGCGACCTGGCCGTGGTGAAGGTCGACAACGTCAAGAACATCACCGTCGCGACCCTGGGGGACTCGGACAAGGTGCAGATCGGCGAGAACGTGGTGGCGTTCGGGTCGCCGCTGGGTCTGGACCGCACCGTCACCAGCGGCATCGTCAGCGCCGTGAACCGTGCGCTGGCCCTGCCGCCGGGCGACGAGTCCGACACCGACGCGGTCATCGACGCCATTCAGACCGACGCGGCCATCAACCCGGGTAACTCCGGTGGTCCGCTGGTCGATTCGCAGGCCAGGATCATCGGGATCAACACCATGATCCAGACGACCAGCGGCGGCTCGATGGGCCTCGGGTTCGCGATCCCGGTGAACCAGGTCCGGCCGATCGCCCAGACGATCATCGCGCACGGCAAGATCGTCCACCCGTCGATCGGGTTGAACGCGGTCTCCGTGCGCAACCAGAAGGTCCTGGGCGCCCGCGTCGCGAACGTGGTCGCCGGCAGTCCGGCGGAAAAAGCCGGGGTCCGCGAGGGCGACGTGATCACCAAGTTCAACGGTCGGCCGATCGAGTCCTCCGACGAACTGGCGGTGGCGATCCGCGGCACCAAGATTGGCGAAAAGGTCGACTACTCGTATTGGCGCGACGGCCGGACCTTCTCCGGGTCGATCGTGCCCGCCGGCGACTAG
- a CDS encoding sugar phosphate nucleotidyltransferase codes for MSKDVQAVILVGGKGTRLRPLTLSAPKPMLPTAGKPFLTHLLSRIKAAGIDDVVLGTSFQAEVFEDYYGSGESLGMNLRYVTEVEPLGTGGGIRNVLPELSAPDILVFNGDVLGGTDVGDVLTTHRESGADVTLHLVRVGDPRAFGCVPTDETGRVTAFLEKTQDPPTDQINAGTYVFRREVIEAIPAGRPVSVEREVFPELLARGRHVQGHVDQSYWRDMGTPEDFVRGSADLVRGIAPSPALGDRHGESLVQDGASVGPGAVLIGGTVVGAGASVGRRARLDGAVVFDDAVIDDGAVVERSIIGRGARIGRRALVRDTVIGDNARIGADCELLRGARVWPGVQIPDGGVRFSTDV; via the coding sequence GTGAGCAAGGACGTGCAGGCCGTCATCCTCGTCGGCGGCAAGGGCACGCGGCTGCGTCCGCTGACCCTGTCGGCGCCCAAGCCGATGCTGCCCACGGCGGGCAAGCCCTTCCTGACCCACCTGCTGTCGCGGATCAAGGCGGCCGGGATCGATGACGTCGTGCTCGGCACGTCGTTCCAGGCCGAGGTCTTCGAGGACTATTACGGCTCGGGTGAATCACTCGGCATGAACCTGCGGTACGTGACCGAGGTCGAGCCGCTGGGGACCGGCGGCGGTATCCGCAACGTCCTGCCGGAGCTGAGCGCGCCGGACATCCTCGTGTTCAACGGCGACGTCCTCGGCGGGACCGACGTCGGCGACGTCTTGACCACCCACCGCGAATCCGGCGCCGACGTGACCCTGCACCTCGTCCGCGTCGGCGATCCGCGCGCCTTCGGCTGCGTGCCGACCGACGAGACCGGCCGGGTCACGGCCTTCCTGGAGAAGACGCAGGACCCGCCGACCGACCAGATCAACGCCGGCACCTACGTGTTCCGGCGCGAGGTCATCGAGGCCATCCCGGCCGGGCGGCCGGTGTCGGTCGAGCGCGAGGTGTTCCCCGAACTGCTGGCCCGTGGGCGCCACGTCCAGGGCCACGTCGACCAGTCTTACTGGCGCGACATGGGGACGCCGGAAGACTTCGTCCGGGGATCGGCGGACCTGGTCCGCGGTATCGCGCCCTCGCCGGCACTGGGTGACCGACACGGCGAGTCGCTGGTGCAAGACGGCGCCTCGGTCGGGCCGGGTGCGGTGTTGATCGGCGGGACCGTCGTCGGCGCCGGCGCCTCGGTCGGCCGTCGGGCCCGGCTCGACGGCGCGGTCGTGTTCGACGACGCGGTGATCGACGACGGAGCCGTTGTCGAACGCAGCATCATCGGCCGCGGCGCGCGCATCGGCCGCCGCGCGCTCGTGCGCGACACCGTCATCGGTGACAACGCGCGAATCGGCGCGGACTGCGAGCTGTTGCGCGGGGCGCGGGTGTGGCCCGGCGTGCAGATCCCCGACGGTGGGGTGCGTTTCTCCACCGACGTGTAA